A genome region from Anastrepha ludens isolate Willacy chromosome 3, idAnaLude1.1, whole genome shotgun sequence includes the following:
- the LOC128856515 gene encoding uncharacterized protein LOC128856515, producing the protein MAEESMDFDESKDGFDEEGEKFFKDLETFTSFCIEKRISSFNQLKEKYIFEGNGLKLKNEKYKNFLDNMFMDKKDKKNYKKDKREFDFIDLKELLESKRVNQSKPVGLDFKIDNEFIQNLQKDSIDDNITKLYKINKLLLQNKKNTFYINCTIGLILEEYARKLQLEKGYKKIGVKCKYTTMKDIYKKFKISESYACKLRYIGFLVTQYQKLQNLDITIDGLYKYRKILDIVFDEKNEKYKDFQNNWI; encoded by the exons atggctg aaGAAAGTATGGATTTCGATGAAAGCAAGGATGGATTTGATGAAGAaggggaaaaattttttaaagatcttgaaaccttcaccagtttttgtatagaaaaacgtatttcttcttttaatcaactaaaagaaaaatatatatttgaaggcaatggcctaaaattaaaaaatgaaaaatataaaaattttttggataatatgtttatggataaaaaagataaaaaaaattataagaaagatAAAAGAGAATTTGATTTCATCGATTTAAAAGAATTATTGGAATCAAAACGTGTAAACCAATCTAAACCAGTTGGtttagattttaaaattgataatgaatttatacaaaatttacaaaaagatagTATTGAtgataatattacaaaattatataaaattaataaattattattacaaaataagaaaaatactttttatataaattgtacaataggattaattttagaagaatatgcaagaaaattgcaattagaaaaaggttataaaaaaattggtgtaaaatgtaaatatacaactatgaaagatatatataaaaaatttaagataagcgAAAGCTATGCTTGTAAATTACGTTATATAGGCTTTTTGGTAACACAataccaaaaattgcaaaatttagatataaccattgatggattatataaatatagaaaaatattagatatagtttttgatgaaaaaaatgaaaaatataaagatttccaaaataactggatataa